The Streptococcus sanguinis genome contains the following window.
CTGCTGATACTAGATCAATACAGCCCCAAGGCGTGTAGCCCATGAGATCCACACCATCTTCTACTACGGCTTTTTTCATCTCGCGAATATGAGCACCCAGATAGTCAATCCGGTAATCATCATGAACCATACCGTCCTCTTCCACCTGGTCAATAGCTCCAAAGCCATTTTCCACAATGAAAAGCGGTAGATGATAATGATCGGTAAACCAATTGAGAGCATAGCGCAGGCCTTCTGGGTCAATCTGCCATTCCCATTCAGAAGCCTCGACGAAATTATTTTTAACCAAATCTTCAGTCTCTATATAGTCGAAGTAAGGGTTATTTTCTCGATGGGAGTCAATAGCAAAGGACATGTAGTAGCTAAATCCAATATAGTCAACAGTGCCCGCCAGCAAGTCTTCCTGATCCTGCTCGCTAAAGTCCACCTTGATACCCTTTCTTTCCCAGTATTTAAGAATATGCTCAGGATATCGACCAAAGACATGCACATCTGTAAAGTAATAACGCTTCTGCATAGCTTTCATAGCCATGAGAATATCCTTCGGATTACAGGTAGCTGGATAAATAGGGCACATGGCAATCATACAACCGATTTGGAAGTCAGGATTGATTCCGTGACCAACCTTAACTGCTCGTGCCGAAGCCACTAACTCATAGTGGGCAGCCTGATACATGATTGCTTCGCGATCATCGCCTTCTTTATAGACAATCCCAGAGTTAGTGAAGGGAGCAAAATCCTCCTGATAATTTGCTTGGTTATTGATTTCATTGAAAGTCATCCAGTATTTGACTTTATCCTTATAACGCTCAAAAACAACTTCTGCAAAACGGACAAAGAAGTCAATCACCTGACGGTTTTTCCAACCTCCGTACTCGGTTACCAGATGATAAGGCATTTCAAAGTGAGACAAAGTGATAACAGGCTCAATACCATACTTGAGGCATTCATCAAAAAGGTCGTCATAAAATTGCAGACCGGCTTCATTAGGCTCCGTTTCATCCCCTTTAGGGAAAATCCGCGTCCAAGCAATAGAAGTCCGGAAACACTTGAAGCCCATCTCCGCAAAAAGAGCAATATCGCCCT
Protein-coding sequences here:
- a CDS encoding 6-phospho-beta-glucosidase; translated protein: MSTFKDGFLWGGAVAAHQLEGGWKEGGKGISVADVMTAARHGVPREITPGVLEGKYYPNHEAIDFYHRYKGDIALFAEMGFKCFRTSIAWTRIFPKGDETEPNEAGLQFYDDLFDECLKYGIEPVITLSHFEMPYHLVTEYGGWKNRQVIDFFVRFAEVVFERYKDKVKYWMTFNEINNQANYQEDFAPFTNSGIVYKEGDDREAIMYQAAHYELVASARAVKVGHGINPDFQIGCMIAMCPIYPATCNPKDILMAMKAMQKRYYFTDVHVFGRYPEHILKYWERKGIKVDFSEQDQEDLLAGTVDYIGFSYYMSFAIDSHRENNPYFDYIETEDLVKNNFVEASEWEWQIDPEGLRYALNWFTDHYHLPLFIVENGFGAIDQVEEDGMVHDDYRIDYLGAHIREMKKAVVEDGVDLMGYTPWGCIDLVSAGTGEMRKRYGFIYVDKDDDGKGTYERSQKKSFNWYKEVIASNGASL